A single Streptomyces mirabilis DNA region contains:
- a CDS encoding NADPH:quinone oxidoreductase family protein — protein MQAWQVHQLGEPSQVMQLQDVERPVPGEGQVLLKVRAANINFPDVLMCRGHYQVRPPLPFTPGVEICGETEDGRRVLANPALPHGGFAEYAVADAAALLPAPDSLDDAEAAALHIGYQTGWFGLHRRARLEAGETLLVHAAAGGVGSAAVQLGKAAGATVIGVVGGADKVAVARELGCDVVIDRRTQDVIAAVKEATGGRGADVIYDPVGGEAYTQSTKVVAFEGRIVVVGFASGSIPSPALNHALVKNYAILGLHWGLYGTKNPKLIQHCHEQLTELAARGAIKPLVSERVPLGGGAAAVQRVGDGVTTGRVVVVPSLENGAAA, from the coding sequence ATGCAGGCATGGCAAGTACACCAGCTCGGCGAACCGAGCCAGGTGATGCAGCTCCAGGACGTGGAGCGACCGGTGCCCGGTGAGGGGCAGGTCCTGCTCAAGGTGCGCGCGGCGAACATCAACTTCCCGGACGTGCTGATGTGCCGCGGGCATTACCAGGTCAGGCCGCCACTGCCGTTCACGCCCGGTGTGGAGATCTGCGGCGAGACCGAGGACGGGCGCCGCGTGCTGGCCAATCCCGCGCTGCCGCACGGCGGTTTCGCCGAGTACGCCGTCGCGGACGCCGCCGCCCTGCTGCCCGCGCCCGACTCCCTTGACGATGCCGAGGCGGCCGCCCTGCACATCGGCTACCAGACGGGGTGGTTCGGTCTGCACCGCCGGGCCCGTCTCGAAGCCGGCGAGACGCTGCTCGTCCACGCCGCCGCCGGAGGGGTCGGCAGCGCGGCCGTGCAGCTGGGGAAGGCGGCGGGCGCCACCGTCATCGGCGTGGTCGGCGGGGCCGACAAGGTGGCCGTGGCCCGCGAGCTGGGCTGCGACGTCGTCATCGACCGACGTACCCAGGACGTCATCGCAGCCGTGAAGGAAGCCACCGGCGGCCGGGGTGCCGACGTGATCTACGACCCCGTCGGCGGTGAGGCGTACACCCAGTCCACCAAGGTCGTCGCCTTCGAGGGCCGGATCGTCGTCGTGGGCTTCGCCAGCGGCTCGATCCCCAGCCCGGCGCTCAACCACGCCCTGGTGAAGAACTACGCGATCCTCGGCCTGCACTGGGGCCTGTACGGCACCAAGAACCCCAAGCTGATCCAGCACTGCCACGAGCAGCTCACCGAACTGGCCGCGCGCGGCGCCATCAAGCCGCTGGTCAGCGAGCGCGTGCCGCTGGGCGGCGGTGCGGCCGCCGTGCAGCGGGTCGGCGACGGTGTCACCACCGGCCGGGTCGTCGTGGTGCCCTCTCTCGAGAACGGAGCAGCCGCATGA
- a CDS encoding acyl-CoA dehydrogenase family protein gives MTDAAELRTRTKELLAAHPPATTDRLDFLKARFDAGLAWVHYPEGLGGLGAPRTLQAVVDAELEAAGAPDNDPRRIGIGLGMAAPTILGFGTEEQKRDFLRPLWVGEEVWCQLFSEPGAGSDLAALGTRAVREGDNWVVNGQKVWTSSAHLARWAILIARTDPDVPKHRGITYFICDMTDPGVEVRPLRQITGEAEFNEVFLTDVRIPDAHRLGEVGDGWRVAQTTLMNERVSIGGMRIPREGGMIGPVSKTWRERPELRTHDLHQRLLKLWVEAEVARLSGERLRQQLVAGQPGHEGSGMKLGFARLNQEISGLEVELLGEEGLLYEDWTMRRPELVDFTGRDAGYRYLRSKGNSIEGGTSEVLLNIVAERVLGLPSEPRTDKDVAWKDLAR, from the coding sequence ATGACCGACGCAGCCGAACTGCGCACCCGTACGAAGGAGTTGCTGGCGGCGCACCCGCCCGCGACAACGGACCGGCTCGACTTCCTCAAGGCCCGTTTCGACGCGGGACTCGCCTGGGTGCACTACCCCGAGGGTCTCGGCGGGCTCGGCGCCCCGCGCACCCTCCAGGCCGTCGTCGACGCCGAACTGGAAGCCGCCGGCGCCCCCGACAACGACCCGCGGCGCATCGGCATCGGCCTCGGCATGGCCGCGCCGACGATCCTCGGCTTCGGCACGGAGGAGCAGAAGCGCGACTTCCTCAGGCCGTTGTGGGTCGGCGAGGAGGTCTGGTGCCAGCTCTTCAGCGAACCCGGTGCCGGGTCCGACCTGGCCGCGCTCGGTACCCGTGCCGTCCGGGAGGGCGACAACTGGGTGGTCAACGGGCAGAAGGTGTGGACGTCCAGCGCCCACCTCGCCCGCTGGGCCATCCTCATCGCCCGCACCGACCCGGACGTGCCCAAGCACCGCGGCATCACGTACTTCATCTGCGACATGACCGACCCGGGTGTCGAGGTGCGGCCGCTGCGCCAGATCACCGGCGAGGCCGAGTTCAACGAGGTCTTCCTCACCGACGTCCGCATTCCCGACGCGCACCGGCTGGGTGAGGTCGGTGACGGCTGGCGGGTCGCGCAGACCACGCTCATGAACGAGCGCGTCTCCATCGGCGGTATGCGCATCCCGCGCGAGGGCGGCATGATCGGCCCGGTCTCCAAGACCTGGCGCGAGCGTCCCGAACTGCGCACCCACGATCTGCACCAGCGGCTGCTGAAGCTGTGGGTGGAGGCCGAGGTCGCCCGGCTCTCCGGCGAACGGCTGCGCCAGCAGCTCGTCGCGGGCCAGCCCGGCCACGAGGGTTCCGGGATGAAGCTCGGATTCGCCCGCCTCAACCAGGAGATCAGCGGCCTGGAGGTCGAACTCCTCGGCGAGGAAGGCCTGCTGTACGAGGACTGGACGATGCGCCGGCCGGAACTGGTCGACTTCACCGGCCGCGACGCCGGCTACCGCTATCTGCGCTCCAAGGGCAACAGCATCGAGGGCGGGACCAGCGAGGTCCTGCTGAACATCGTCGCCGAACGCGTGCTGGGCCTGCCGTCCGAGCCGCGCACCGACAAGGACGTCGCGTGGAAGGACCTCGCCCGATGA